CACCGAAGAACAGTACAAGGATTTCTACAACGTCATCAGCCACGAAGCCGACGAACCGGCCGCCTGGAGCCACAGCCACGCCGAAGGTTCCCAGGAATTTTGGAGCTTGGTCTACATTCCGTCCAAGGCTCCGTTCAACATTTGGCACAACGACGCTTTGCATGGCCTGAAGCTTTATGTGAAGAAAGTCTTTATCATGGATGACTGCAAGGACTTGCTGCCGCCTTGGCTCCGCTTCGTGCGCGGTGTGGTCGATTCCGAAGACTTGCCGCTGAACGTGTCCCGTGAAATCTTGCAGAACAACAAGATCATCACGAACATCCGTAAGCACGTGATCAAGAAGGTGCTTGACGCCTTGCAGAACATGGCCGACAAGGATGCCGCGAAGTACAACGCTTGGTGGCGCGAACTTGGCATGGTGTTGAAGGAAGGCTTCTACATGAACTGGGAACATCTTGACGAACTCAAGAAGTTGCTCCGCTTCGAAAGCACCAAGACCGAAGGCGATGCTCTCGTAGGCCTCGACGAATACGTAAAGCGCATGCCGGAAGGCCAGAAGGAAATCTACTACCTCGTGGGCGACAAGAACGCCATCAAGTCGAATCCGATGCTCGAAGCATTCAAGGCCAAGGGCTACGAAGTGTTGCTCATGAGCGATGGCATTGATGAATTCATGATGTCTAGCCTCACGGAATTCGG
This sequence is a window from Fibrobacter succinogenes. Protein-coding genes within it:
- the htpG gene encoding molecular chaperone HtpG, with protein sequence TEEQYKDFYNVISHEADEPAAWSHSHAEGSQEFWSLVYIPSKAPFNIWHNDALHGLKLYVKKVFIMDDCKDLLPPWLRFVRGVVDSEDLPLNVSREILQNNKIITNIRKHVIKKVLDALQNMADKDAAKYNAWWRELGMVLKEGFYMNWEHLDELKKLLRFESTKTEGDALVGLDEYVKRMPEGQKEIYYLVGDKNAIKSNPMLEAFKAKGYEVLLMSDGIDEFMMSSLTEFGDKKFHDISRGDVDFEKTEEEKKAEEENKGIFKGLCENLQKVLDEDIKEVRVSSRLKDSPCCLVTSEDAMSAQMERMMKAMGQKNLPKSKRILEINPTHPICEMLKKKAEAKEDLGDWPKALYGQALLAEGSPLPNPAEYVAAITKLLTASVK